CGATCGCAAGCTCGCCTTCCAGATGAGCCAGTTCGAGGAGCAGGTTTCCATTGCAACCTGGCGACGCGGCGAGGAGGGCTGGTATTGCGATGACGGGCCGATGTCGCGCATCCCCGATGTCGAGGAGGCGGACTATCGCGCCTGCATGCTGGGGCTGCGCGACTACGTCAACAAGAACGGTTTCAAGAGCGTCGTGCTGGGGCTTTCAGGCGGCATCGATTCCGCGATTTGCGCGGCGCTCGCGGTCGATGCGCTGGGCGAAGAGCGCGTACACTGCGTCATGCTGCCCTACACCTATACCTCGGAGGACTCGCTCACCGACGCCCAGGATTGCGCACGCCTTCTGGGCTGCCGATACGATGTCGTGCCAATATTCAAGCCGGTCGACGGTTTTATGGATTCGCTGTCGGATCTTTTCGAGGGCACCAATGAAGGCGTCACGGAGGAGAATCTCCAGAGCCGTACGCGGGGCACGATCCTGATGGCCATCTCCAACAAGTTCGGTTCCATGGTTGTGACAACCGGCAACAAGTCCGAGATGAGCGTCGGTTATGCCACGCTCTATGGCGACATGAACGGCGGGTTCAACCCGATCAAGGACATATACAAGATGCAGGTCTATGCGCTGGCACGGTGGCGCAACGAGCATACGCCGCCGGGCGCGCTCGGGCCGACCGGCATGGTGATCCCGCAGAATATCATCGACAAGGTGCCCTCCGCGGAACTTCGTCCCGACCAGACGGATCAGGACACGCTGCCACCCTATCCGGTGCTGGACGATATTCTGGAATGCCTGGTCGAGAACGAGATGGCTGTCGATGAAATCGTTGCGCGAGGGCATGATCGCGAACTGGTTCACCGCATTGAGCATCTGCTCTACGTGGCCGAATACAAGCGGCGGCAATCGGCACCCGGAGTGAAGATCACTCGCAGGAATTTCGGTCGCGACCGGCGATACCCGATCACCAACCGGTTCCGCGACCGGACCTGACGCAAACCGGTCCGGTCCGGAACGGAGGTGTTCATGCCCTATGCCCGGTTTCTGCGGGAGAATGCCCGCTGGCTTGCCGGGGGAATGCTGCTGACGCTGTTTTCAAGCTTCGGTCAGACTTTCTATATCGCGCTGTCGAGCGGCGGCATTCGGACAGAACTGGGACTGGGCCACGGCGATTTCGGCTGGCTCTACATGTGGGCCACGCTGGCGAGCGCGGCCGCGATTCCTGTTGCAGGCCGGTTGGCGGACACCATGCGTGTCGACCGGTACGCAACGCTCGTGATCGCCGGGCTTGCCGGTTCGATGCTGTTGCTGACGCGGGCCGGTTCGCCTGTGGCGCTGTTCGTTGCGATTGCAGGGTTGCGTCTGTTCGGCCAGGGATTGATGAGCCACGTGGCGATGACCGCGATGGGCCGCTGGTTCTCCGTCAATCGCGGCAAGGCAGTGTCGGCGGCCGCTCTCGGGCATCAGATCGGCGAAAGCGTGATGCCGATCAGCTTCGTCGCTGTCGCAGCGGTCGTCGGCTGGCGGGGCAGCTGGATGGTCAACGCCGCATTCATTCTCCTCCTGGTTTTGCCGACGGTATATATGTTGATGCGTGTACCCCGGGTTCCGCGTGCCGCGGAGACGCTGCTTGAGAGCGCGGGGCGACAATGGACACGCGGCGAGGCGTTGCGCGATCCCCTTTTCTGGATGCTGATGTCAGGTGTCCTTGCGCCACCGGTGATCGGCACCACCGTGTTCTTTCACCAGGTCTACCTGACCGAATTGCGCGGATGGGCGCTTGGCCAGTTTGCCGGATCGACGCCGGTTCTGTCCATGTTCGCGATTGTGGCGACGCTGCTCGCCGGGATGGTTGTCGACAGGTTCCACTCGGCCGTTCTCTTGCCGGTGATGCTGGTGTGTGTGGCG
This portion of the Oricola thermophila genome encodes:
- a CDS encoding NAD+ synthase — translated: MNQAPDILRVAVAQLNPIVGDIAGNLALAREARADAARHGADLVLFTELFISGYPPEDLIMKPAFLRACELAVQELAADTADGGPGMVIGVPLARGDRRYNSVMVLDGGKVTAERHKVDLPNYGEFDEKRVFHSGPMPGPVDYRGIRLGLPICEDIWGDLGVCETLAESGAELLLVPNGSPYYRGKIDVRHQVAIRQVIETDLPVLYANQLGGQDELVFDGASFAFNVDRKLAFQMSQFEEQVSIATWRRGEEGWYCDDGPMSRIPDVEEADYRACMLGLRDYVNKNGFKSVVLGLSGGIDSAICAALAVDALGEERVHCVMLPYTYTSEDSLTDAQDCARLLGCRYDVVPIFKPVDGFMDSLSDLFEGTNEGVTEENLQSRTRGTILMAISNKFGSMVVTTGNKSEMSVGYATLYGDMNGGFNPIKDIYKMQVYALARWRNEHTPPGALGPTGMVIPQNIIDKVPSAELRPDQTDQDTLPPYPVLDDILECLVENEMAVDEIVARGHDRELVHRIEHLLYVAEYKRRQSAPGVKITRRNFGRDRRYPITNRFRDRT
- a CDS encoding MFS transporter codes for the protein MPYARFLRENARWLAGGMLLTLFSSFGQTFYIALSSGGIRTELGLGHGDFGWLYMWATLASAAAIPVAGRLADTMRVDRYATLVIAGLAGSMLLLTRAGSPVALFVAIAGLRLFGQGLMSHVAMTAMGRWFSVNRGKAVSAAALGHQIGESVMPISFVAVAAVVGWRGSWMVNAAFILLLVLPTVYMLMRVPRVPRAAETLLESAGRQWTRGEALRDPLFWMLMSGVLAPPVIGTTVFFHQVYLTELRGWALGQFAGSTPVLSMFAIVATLLAGMVVDRFHSAVLLPVMLVCVAVANLVVAFVPPTWAILVYMAGMGASFGIYSTVFGALWPEMYGTRHLGAIKAAATSIMVLSTALGPGLSGWLIDAGVAFPDIIAAMGLYGAAAAVLMVAAEPLARHRAAARNQEEH